The following coding sequences are from one Mytilus trossulus isolate FHL-02 chromosome 8, PNRI_Mtr1.1.1.hap1, whole genome shotgun sequence window:
- the LOC134681574 gene encoding uncharacterized protein LOC134681574 yields MANYPINVYTTVFKDDVVEEHQKIDDLGKAGQWSELIEFLESSSSYVNSSRLSVKGDNKGPTWYTPLHYAADLGAPEHTFKDLIRLGASKSMKNAEGQTAYDIAKSKGLDKIILDQLVIPEKIKQNAAAIEKMEKGLHEVINSRVKDLIKDNGQALPQLSLLFEHGSFYYPVPGMYGGFSVSEHDDGIQADSWVRVCGGSEQNHVVNKEGKVTLLPNDNPI; encoded by the coding sequence ATGGCGaactatcctatcaacgtttaTACCACTGTCTTCAAGGACGATGTTGTTGAAGAACATCAGAAAATAGACGATTTAGGAAAAGCTGGACAGTGGTCAGAACTTATAGAATTTTTGGAAAGTAGCAGCAGCTATGTAAATTCAAGCAGACTTTCAGTGAAAGGAGATAATAAAGGTCCTACCTGGTATACGCCTCTTCATTACGCAGCTGACTTAGGTGCACCGGAACACACATTTAAAGATTTAATACGACTGGGAGCATCGAAAAGTATGAAGAATGCTGAAGGTCAAACCGCTTATGACATTGCAAAAAGTAAAGGTCTTGATAAAATTATACTGGACCAATTAGTGATTCcagagaaaataaaacaaaacgcCGCTGCAATTGAGAAAATGGAAAAAGGCTTACACGAGGTGATCAATAGTAGAGTTAAAGACTTGATAAAGGACAACGGACAAGCTTTACCTCAACTTTCTCTATTATTTGAACATGGAAGTTTTTATTACCCTGTACCCGGAATGTATGGTGGTTTTAGTGTTAGTGAACACGATGATGGCATCCAAGCAGATAGCTGGGTTCGTGTTTGCGGCGGAAGTGAACAAAACCACGTGGTTAATAAGGAAGGCAAAGTTACTTTATTACCAAATGACAATCCTATTTAA